One window of the Streptomyces sp. B3I8 genome contains the following:
- a CDS encoding aldehyde dehydrogenase family protein, translating into MAITHDTTLHRPHVMTINGQPVEGAATFGVVDPSTGDVFAQAPDCTPEQLDAAMRAAQLAQPPWAQDEDARRRALLTAADLLEAHADDLARILIREQGRPASFTGEMDLVVAWLRYFGNVEMPREVLIDNDTEFIEKVHKPLGVVAAIAPWNAPLMLAMWKIAPALRAGNTVVLKPSPYTPLSTLAMGELLQSVVPAGVLNVVSGLDPLGARMVEHPVPRKVSFTGSTATGKKVAASAANSLKRVTLELGGNDPAIVLPDADPAAIADRLFWGGFVNSGQICLAVKRVYVHSTIRDRLVEELAARARAAVVGGGFDPRTTLGPLTNAMQRDKVAHLVSAAIDDGAVAVTGGEAPSGQGYFYPPTILTNAKDGMAVVDEEQFGPVMPIVAYDDLDAVIEQVNTSPFGLTASVWSTDLDAAARVAARLDAGQVTINAHANGLRPYLPFSGHKESGIGVENALEGLAEYTSTTVLIRPKPTS; encoded by the coding sequence GCGTCGTCGATCCCTCCACCGGTGACGTCTTCGCCCAGGCACCGGACTGCACGCCCGAACAGCTCGACGCGGCGATGCGGGCCGCACAGCTGGCACAGCCGCCGTGGGCGCAGGACGAGGATGCGCGCCGCAGAGCGCTCCTCACCGCCGCCGACCTGCTGGAGGCGCACGCGGACGACCTGGCCCGCATCCTCATCCGCGAGCAGGGCCGCCCCGCCTCCTTCACCGGCGAAATGGATCTGGTCGTCGCCTGGCTTCGCTACTTCGGCAACGTCGAGATGCCCCGCGAGGTGCTCATCGACAACGACACCGAATTCATCGAGAAGGTCCACAAGCCGCTCGGCGTCGTCGCTGCGATCGCCCCGTGGAACGCGCCCCTGATGCTCGCCATGTGGAAGATCGCTCCAGCCCTCCGCGCCGGCAACACCGTGGTCCTGAAGCCCTCGCCCTACACACCGCTGTCCACGCTGGCCATGGGCGAACTGCTCCAGAGCGTCGTTCCGGCCGGTGTGCTCAACGTGGTCTCCGGGCTCGACCCGCTGGGCGCTCGCATGGTGGAGCACCCCGTCCCCCGCAAGGTGAGCTTCACCGGCTCCACGGCCACGGGTAAGAAGGTGGCCGCCTCGGCCGCGAACAGCCTCAAGCGGGTCACACTCGAACTCGGCGGCAACGACCCGGCCATCGTCCTTCCCGACGCCGATCCAGCCGCCATCGCGGACAGATTGTTCTGGGGCGGCTTCGTCAACAGCGGCCAGATCTGCCTGGCCGTGAAGCGCGTCTACGTGCACAGCACCATCCGCGACCGCCTGGTCGAGGAACTGGCGGCGCGGGCGCGAGCCGCGGTCGTCGGCGGCGGTTTCGACCCGCGCACCACCCTCGGCCCGCTGACCAACGCCATGCAGCGCGACAAGGTCGCCCACTTGGTGAGCGCGGCGATCGACGACGGAGCGGTCGCGGTCACCGGCGGTGAAGCGCCCTCCGGTCAGGGGTACTTCTACCCCCCGACGATTCTGACGAACGCCAAGGACGGCATGGCCGTCGTCGACGAGGAACAGTTCGGCCCGGTCATGCCGATCGTCGCGTACGACGACCTCGACGCCGTCATCGAGCAGGTGAACACCTCACCGTTCGGCCTCACCGCGTCCGTGTGGTCCACCGACCTCGACGCCGCCGCGCGCGTGGCGGCGCGGCTGGACGCCGGTCAGGTCACCATCAACGCCCACGCCAACGGGCTGCGCCCATACCTTCCGTTCAGCGGCCACAAGGAGAGCGGCATCGGCGTCGAGAACGCCTTGGAGGGCCTCGCGGAATACACCAGCACGACGGTCCTGATCCGCCCGAAGCCCACCAGCTGA